The following are encoded in a window of Sphaerisporangium siamense genomic DNA:
- a CDS encoding maleate cis-trans isomerase family protein yields the protein MRPTARRIGMITPSSNTVVEPVTGALLDTRQDVSVHFTRLRVTSISLDPADTRQFGQDSFVEASRLLGDARVDVVAWNGTSGSWLGPDRDERLCRAMARAAGTPATTSTLAILTALRTRAVRRLGLLTPYTPDVGAAIAAHYAGQGFPVHVARHFGRTTNYDFALITDAELDDAFGGLAAAGCDAVAVVCTNVRAAHLAAGWESRTGVLVVDSVAATLWHALGLAGDTTPITGYGGLLARPPAALTQR from the coding sequence GTGCGGCCGACCGCGCGGCGGATAGGCATGATCACCCCGTCGTCCAACACCGTTGTGGAGCCCGTGACCGGAGCACTGCTGGACACCCGGCAGGACGTCTCGGTCCACTTCACGCGGCTCCGGGTGACGAGCATCAGCCTCGATCCCGCCGACACCCGCCAGTTCGGGCAGGACTCCTTCGTCGAGGCGTCCCGGCTCCTCGGTGACGCCCGCGTCGACGTCGTCGCCTGGAACGGCACCTCGGGCTCGTGGCTCGGTCCCGACCGGGACGAGCGCCTGTGCCGTGCCATGGCGCGGGCCGCGGGCACGCCCGCGACGACCTCGACGCTGGCCATCCTCACGGCGCTGCGCACCCGGGCGGTCCGGCGCCTCGGCCTGCTCACGCCGTACACGCCGGACGTCGGCGCGGCCATCGCCGCGCACTACGCCGGCCAGGGCTTCCCCGTCCACGTGGCGCGCCACTTCGGCCGTACCACCAACTACGACTTCGCGCTGATCACGGACGCGGAGCTCGACGACGCCTTCGGCGGGCTCGCCGCCGCCGGCTGCGACGCCGTCGCGGTGGTGTGCACCAACGTGCGTGCCGCGCACCTCGCCGCCGGATGGGAGAGCCGGACCGGCGTCCTGGTGGTCGACAGCGTCGCGGCGACGCTGTGGCACGCCCTCGGACTGGCCGGGGACACGACACCGATCACCGGGTACGGCGGGCTGCTCGCCCGCCCGCCCGCGGCCCTCACGCAGAGATGA
- a CDS encoding amidase family protein: MSGTGIPAFTPADLAAVAARWGLDPDLVGRLGPALDRMRDAYGRVRDLATEGRAPEPPPVAVTRVPRGPDNPYGAWLYRVDDPGRHGTGPLAGRTVTVKESIAVRGVPMTLGSRLMADFVPGSDAAVVGRLRDAGAVIAGTSVCEDLCYSGSSFTSAHGPVGNPWDPRRAAGGSSSGAAVLVATGQADYGIGTDHGGSVRNPAAWCGVFGLKPTYGIVGYDGAMPTERTLDHIGVLTRAAADLVPFLEAAATPPTARDSHADGYARAVTGLRAGVLAEGFGWPDRSDPRVDGVVRESAWALERLGLTVSEVSVPLHRHGRDVHLPISIEGGLTTVFESRLQGNNHFGPYHPNFGETFGRALARSPEDIPVGGVLALVGATLLRDATHGKVMAYAQQVRARLRDQVDHALRAVDLLVLPAVPMPPHPLPADPRAAVIDTDLPFEMHDNNCVFNLTGHPALSVPCGFVDGLPVGMLLVGRPGTDARLARVAAEFEERVFRCPPPPHDLPEAQDELPVARSGR, from the coding sequence GTGAGCGGCACCGGCATCCCCGCCTTCACGCCCGCCGATCTCGCCGCCGTCGCCGCCCGGTGGGGACTCGACCCCGACCTGGTGGGCCGGCTCGGCCCCGCGCTGGACCGGATGCGGGACGCCTACGGCCGCGTGCGCGACCTGGCGACCGAGGGGCGCGCCCCCGAGCCCCCGCCCGTCGCGGTCACCCGCGTCCCGCGCGGCCCGGACAATCCCTACGGAGCCTGGCTCTACCGGGTGGACGACCCCGGGCGGCACGGAACCGGGCCGCTCGCCGGGCGGACGGTGACCGTCAAGGAGTCGATCGCGGTGCGCGGCGTGCCGATGACCCTGGGCAGCCGCCTCATGGCCGATTTCGTCCCCGGGTCCGACGCGGCGGTCGTCGGCCGGCTGCGGGACGCCGGCGCCGTCATCGCCGGCACGTCGGTCTGCGAGGACCTGTGCTACTCCGGGTCCAGCTTCACCAGCGCGCACGGCCCCGTCGGCAATCCCTGGGACCCGCGCCGCGCGGCCGGAGGGTCCTCCAGCGGGGCCGCGGTCCTGGTGGCCACCGGGCAGGCCGACTACGGCATCGGCACCGACCACGGCGGCTCGGTCCGCAACCCCGCCGCCTGGTGCGGCGTCTTCGGCCTCAAACCGACGTACGGCATCGTCGGGTACGACGGCGCGATGCCCACCGAGCGCACGCTGGACCACATCGGCGTGCTCACCCGCGCCGCCGCCGACCTCGTCCCCTTCCTGGAGGCCGCCGCCACGCCCCCCACGGCGCGCGATTCGCACGCCGACGGGTACGCCCGCGCGGTCACCGGGCTGCGCGCCGGCGTCCTCGCCGAGGGATTCGGCTGGCCGGACCGCTCCGACCCGCGCGTGGACGGCGTGGTCCGCGAGTCGGCGTGGGCGCTGGAACGGCTGGGGCTGACCGTGTCCGAGGTGTCGGTGCCGCTGCACCGGCACGGGAGGGACGTCCACCTGCCCATCTCGATCGAGGGCGGCCTCACCACCGTCTTCGAGTCCCGTCTCCAGGGCAACAACCACTTCGGGCCCTACCACCCGAACTTCGGGGAGACCTTCGGCCGGGCGCTCGCCCGCAGCCCCGAGGACATCCCGGTCGGCGGGGTGCTGGCGCTCGTCGGCGCCACGCTGCTGCGCGACGCCACCCACGGCAAGGTCATGGCGTACGCGCAGCAGGTGCGGGCGCGGCTGCGCGACCAGGTGGACCACGCGTTGCGCGCGGTGGACCTGCTCGTCCTGCCTGCCGTCCCGATGCCGCCGCACCCGCTCCCGGCCGACCCGCGCGCGGCGGTCATCGACACCGACCTCCCCTTCGAGATGCACGACAACAACTGCGTGTTCAACCTCACCGGGCACCCCGCGCTCAGCGTTCCCTGCGGGTTCGTGGACGGGCTGCCGGTCGGCATGCTCCTGGTCGGACGGCCCGGCACGGACGCGCGCCTGGCCCGTGTCGCGGCCGAGTTCGAGGAGCGCGTCTTCCGCTGCCCGCCACCACCGCACGACCTGCCCGAGGCGCAGGACGAACTTCCCGTCGCGAGGAGCGGACGATGA
- a CDS encoding DUF2237 family protein: protein MTALNVFGEPLRPCGFDPITGYRRDGYCHTGPDNPKGHTVCAIVDEGFIAFQTTVDNDIATPRPDLAFPGLKPGDHWCVIASKWYEAYLAGRACPVNLAATDIRALEVIPREALMEYGVDLRAGDGGDTAR, encoded by the coding sequence ATGACCGCGCTGAACGTCTTCGGCGAGCCGCTCCGGCCGTGCGGCTTCGACCCGATCACCGGATACCGCCGGGACGGCTATTGCCACACCGGCCCGGACAACCCCAAAGGGCACACGGTCTGCGCGATCGTCGACGAAGGCTTCATCGCCTTCCAGACCACGGTGGACAACGACATCGCGACGCCCCGGCCCGACCTCGCCTTCCCCGGGCTCAAGCCCGGCGACCACTGGTGCGTCATCGCGTCGAAGTGGTACGAGGCGTACCTGGCGGGCCGCGCCTGCCCGGTGAACCTCGCGGCGACCGACATCCGGGCGCTGGAGGTGATCCCGCGCGAGGCGCTGATGGAGTACGGGGTGGACCTGCGGGCGGGCGACGGCGGGGACACCGCGCGGTGA
- a CDS encoding GntR family transcriptional regulator: MSRQADAPSFDIDADYKPLRDRVRDELRQRIIDDVYPAGTRLVETELAAQLGVSRLPVREAIRALETEGFVRTIPRRGAVVVELSAEDVEELFDVREALEVLASQQAATRATKAELRRVRGILDRGRKALDAGDRIALGKANEAFHDEILKLSHNTLLQAVLEPLQGRLHWLLRQTGDPYDLFEEHAAWFEAIASGAADLAAERARRHARLNREIVRNLLAERQHRAPSA, translated from the coding sequence GTGAGCAGGCAGGCTGACGCGCCGAGTTTCGACATCGACGCCGACTACAAGCCCCTCAGGGACCGGGTCCGCGACGAGCTGCGCCAGCGCATCATCGACGACGTGTACCCGGCCGGCACACGGCTCGTCGAGACCGAGCTCGCGGCCCAGCTCGGGGTCTCGCGGCTGCCGGTGCGCGAGGCGATCCGGGCGCTGGAGACCGAGGGGTTCGTCAGGACGATCCCCCGCCGGGGCGCGGTCGTGGTGGAACTGTCCGCCGAGGACGTCGAGGAGCTGTTCGACGTGCGGGAGGCGCTGGAGGTCCTGGCCAGCCAGCAGGCGGCGACCCGGGCCACCAAGGCCGAGCTGCGGCGCGTCCGCGGCATCCTCGACCGTGGCCGCAAGGCGCTCGACGCCGGGGACCGCATCGCCCTCGGCAAGGCCAACGAGGCCTTCCACGACGAGATCCTGAAGCTGTCCCACAACACCCTGCTCCAGGCCGTGCTGGAACCGCTGCAGGGGCGGCTCCACTGGCTGCTGCGCCAGACCGGCGACCCGTACGACCTGTTCGAGGAGCACGCCGCGTGGTTCGAGGCGATCGCCTCGGGCGCGGCCGACCTCGCCGCCGAGCGTGCCCGCAGGCATGCCCGGCTGAACCGCGAGATCGTGCGGAACCTCCTGGCCGAGCGGCAGCACCGCGCCCCTTCCGCCTAG
- a CDS encoding aromatic ring-hydroxylating oxygenase subunit alpha — protein sequence MGQAPVSANLRRILKVIEEGSRDMATGWNLPRECYVDPEFYAFEQESIFMRQWLCLGRVDEIPKPGDFVRVDMGDEPLMMVRGKDMEIRVLTPVCAHRAHLVCEGSGNTGRLFRCPFHAWTYGLDGNLIAAPSMNDTIGLKNLKGEAYLPSHRVEIWNGFVFTNLDPDAKPLAPTLTKLTAELENYHIGDMVSMPVAELRGNNWNWKSQLENGIEPYHSAYLHGMLHDFAHVRLTSFVDIGPDEGAIYHPTGFYHPDAGFNPTTKALLPVIPTLGEKERNQVIFASIPPNLGFGAVPEGLFYYLVLPAGPEHMNLRIGHLYPEESTKHPRFEQLYKIAQDGLVLFHQQDASSDLSLQKGMRSRFRRPGRYSFQEESLLQFNQWLLKRYQDYVDLVDGGLETPAAL from the coding sequence ATGGGTCAGGCGCCCGTTTCAGCGAACCTCCGGCGGATCCTCAAGGTCATCGAAGAGGGCTCCCGCGACATGGCCACCGGCTGGAACCTTCCCCGCGAGTGCTATGTCGATCCGGAGTTCTACGCCTTCGAGCAGGAGTCCATCTTCATGCGGCAGTGGCTGTGCCTCGGCCGCGTCGACGAGATCCCGAAGCCGGGAGACTTCGTCCGCGTCGACATGGGCGACGAGCCCTTGATGATGGTCCGCGGCAAGGACATGGAGATCCGGGTGCTCACCCCGGTCTGCGCGCACCGGGCCCACCTGGTGTGCGAGGGATCGGGGAACACCGGCAGGCTGTTCCGCTGCCCGTTCCACGCCTGGACCTACGGACTGGACGGAAACCTCATCGCGGCGCCCTCCATGAACGACACCATCGGCCTCAAGAACCTGAAGGGAGAGGCGTACCTGCCCTCGCACCGGGTCGAGATCTGGAACGGCTTCGTCTTCACCAACCTCGACCCGGACGCGAAGCCCCTCGCGCCCACGCTCACCAAGCTGACCGCCGAACTGGAGAACTACCACATCGGCGACATGGTGAGCATGCCGGTGGCCGAGCTGCGCGGCAACAACTGGAACTGGAAGTCCCAGCTGGAGAACGGCATCGAGCCGTACCACAGCGCCTACCTCCACGGCATGCTGCACGACTTCGCGCACGTCAGGCTGACCAGCTTCGTCGACATCGGCCCCGACGAGGGCGCGATCTACCACCCGACCGGCTTCTATCACCCCGACGCCGGTTTCAACCCGACCACCAAGGCCCTGCTCCCGGTCATCCCGACGCTCGGCGAGAAGGAGCGCAACCAGGTCATCTTCGCCTCGATCCCGCCGAACCTGGGCTTCGGAGCGGTGCCGGAGGGCCTGTTCTACTACCTCGTCCTGCCGGCCGGGCCCGAGCACATGAACCTGCGCATCGGCCACCTGTATCCGGAGGAGTCCACCAAGCACCCCCGCTTCGAACAGCTCTACAAGATCGCTCAGGACGGTCTCGTCCTCTTCCACCAGCAGGACGCCAGCTCGGACCTCTCCCTGCAGAAGGGCATGCGCTCCCGTTTCCGCCGTCCCGGCCGCTACTCGTTCCAGGAGGAGTCGCTCCTCCAGTTCAACCAGTGGCTGCTGAAGCGCTACCAGGACTACGTGGACCTGGTCGACGGCGGCCTGGAGACCCCGGCCGCCCTCTGA
- a CDS encoding polysaccharide deacetylase family protein: MAKDIKILIGVDVDAVAGWLGSYGGEDSPNDIQRGVFAGEVGTPRLLQLFERYGLRSTWFIPGHSIETFPAEMAAVAEKGHEIGAHGYSHENPIDMSREQERDVLGRCVELIRRLWGRPPRGYVAPWWEMSRNTTDLLKEYGFSYGHSQNYNDFHPFYARVGDEWTKIDYSRRADDWMKPLRHGDEVDLVEFCGNWYVDDLPPMMFVKKSPNSHGFVSPRDVEQLWRDQFDWVYRELDYAVFPMTLHPDVSGRPQVLLMLERLFESWLDLPGVEFTTFDAAADDFRRRYPFEGAERPAPVGSGPGPRRTTGETAL; encoded by the coding sequence ATGGCCAAGGACATAAAGATCCTCATCGGCGTGGACGTCGACGCCGTCGCCGGCTGGCTCGGCTCCTACGGCGGCGAGGACTCGCCCAACGACATCCAGCGGGGCGTGTTCGCCGGCGAGGTGGGCACCCCGCGCCTGCTCCAGCTCTTCGAGCGGTACGGCCTGCGCAGCACCTGGTTCATCCCGGGCCACTCCATCGAGACCTTCCCCGCCGAGATGGCGGCCGTCGCCGAGAAGGGGCACGAGATCGGGGCGCACGGCTACTCCCACGAGAACCCCATCGACATGTCCCGGGAGCAGGAACGCGACGTGCTGGGCCGCTGCGTCGAGCTGATCCGGCGGCTGTGGGGACGCCCGCCACGCGGCTACGTCGCCCCCTGGTGGGAGATGAGCCGCAATACCACCGACCTCCTCAAGGAGTACGGCTTCTCCTACGGCCACTCGCAGAACTACAACGACTTCCACCCCTTCTACGCCCGCGTGGGCGACGAATGGACGAAGATCGACTACAGCCGCCGCGCCGACGACTGGATGAAACCCCTCCGGCACGGCGACGAGGTGGACCTCGTGGAGTTCTGCGGCAACTGGTACGTCGACGACCTGCCGCCGATGATGTTCGTCAAGAAGTCCCCCAACAGCCACGGCTTCGTCAGCCCCCGCGACGTCGAACAGCTCTGGCGCGACCAGTTCGACTGGGTCTACCGCGAACTCGACTACGCGGTGTTCCCCATGACGCTGCACCCCGACGTGTCCGGGCGGCCGCAGGTGTTGCTGATGCTGGAACGGCTCTTCGAGAGCTGGCTCGACCTGCCCGGCGTCGAGTTCACCACCTTCGACGCGGCGGCCGACGACTTCCGGCGGCGCTATCCTTTCGAGGGCGCCGAGCGGCCGGCGCCGGTCGGGAGCGGTCCTGGACCGAGGCGGACCACCGGGGAGACGGCCCTGTGA
- a CDS encoding ferredoxin, whose protein sequence is MKITVDRNLCDGNGVCMGIAPDVFDVDDDLTLHVTDEIPDDPDVHAQVRQSVTSCPVLALTLVE, encoded by the coding sequence ATGAAGATCACTGTTGACCGCAACCTGTGCGACGGCAACGGCGTGTGCATGGGGATCGCCCCCGACGTCTTCGACGTCGACGACGACCTGACCCTGCACGTCACCGACGAGATCCCCGACGACCCGGACGTCCACGCCCAGGTCCGGCAGTCGGTCACCTCCTGCCCCGTCCT
- a CDS encoding nucleobase:cation symporter-2 family protein, with product MLPIPQLFFFGLQHMLIMYAGCVAVPLVLGAVLKLDTHTIALIVNADLLVAGIATIIQSLGLTRFFGIRMPVVAGASFTFLTPMILIGSEYGLPTMYGSMIAAGVFGILIARPFSKVLRFFPTLVTGCVITIIGLSLIKVSADLIIGSDPAAPTYASVRYILLAFAVVAIIVLVNRLFKGFVRNISVLFGLALGAVISWFMGLADFSSVGGAKWFGFSTPLQFGAPEFRIVPIIAMCVAMVVVFSEMTACVLAIGDAVGKKVTDKDMARGLATDGLSALLAGFMNSVPDSTFGQNVGLISLTKIKSRYVITVTGLLLLIMGAIPKLGELVAGLPGPVIGGAGLVMFAMTAAVGIQMLQKVDFEGNQNLLIVAVALGVGMLPVVVPAIYQNFHQDAQFILGSAITATVLVALLLNLLFNHLLVREDPPAAEAVPSADAHESPRTPVVDGTG from the coding sequence GTGCTGCCCATCCCCCAGTTGTTCTTCTTCGGCCTGCAACACATGCTGATCATGTACGCGGGCTGTGTGGCCGTTCCGCTCGTGCTCGGCGCGGTGCTGAAACTCGACACGCACACCATCGCATTGATCGTCAACGCCGACCTGCTGGTGGCCGGAATCGCGACCATCATCCAGAGCCTCGGGCTGACCCGCTTCTTCGGCATCCGGATGCCGGTGGTCGCGGGCGCCTCGTTCACCTTCCTCACCCCGATGATCCTGATCGGCTCCGAGTACGGCCTGCCGACCATGTACGGCTCGATGATCGCGGCCGGCGTGTTCGGGATACTGATCGCCCGGCCGTTCTCCAAGGTGCTGCGGTTCTTCCCGACCCTGGTCACCGGCTGCGTGATCACGATCATCGGGCTCTCGCTGATCAAGGTGAGCGCCGACCTGATCATCGGCTCCGACCCGGCCGCGCCGACCTACGCGAGCGTGCGGTACATCCTGCTGGCGTTCGCCGTCGTGGCGATCATCGTGCTGGTGAACCGCCTGTTCAAGGGGTTCGTCCGCAACATCTCGGTGCTCTTCGGCCTCGCGCTCGGGGCCGTGATCTCCTGGTTCATGGGCCTCGCCGACTTCTCGTCCGTGGGCGGCGCCAAGTGGTTCGGCTTCTCCACGCCCCTGCAGTTCGGGGCGCCCGAGTTCCGGATCGTCCCGATCATCGCGATGTGCGTGGCCATGGTGGTGGTCTTCAGCGAGATGACCGCGTGCGTCCTCGCCATCGGGGACGCCGTCGGCAAGAAGGTCACCGACAAGGACATGGCCAGGGGACTGGCCACCGACGGCCTCTCCGCCCTGCTCGCCGGGTTCATGAACTCCGTGCCGGACTCCACGTTCGGGCAGAACGTCGGCCTGATCAGCCTCACCAAGATCAAGAGTCGTTACGTCATCACGGTCACCGGCCTGCTTCTGCTGATCATGGGAGCCATCCCCAAGCTCGGCGAGCTCGTCGCCGGCCTGCCCGGTCCCGTGATCGGCGGCGCCGGCCTGGTGATGTTCGCGATGACGGCGGCCGTGGGCATCCAGATGCTGCAGAAGGTGGACTTCGAGGGCAACCAGAACCTGCTGATCGTCGCCGTCGCCCTCGGCGTCGGCATGCTGCCGGTCGTGGTGCCCGCCATCTACCAGAACTTCCACCAGGACGCGCAGTTCATCCTCGGCAGCGCCATCACGGCCACCGTGCTCGTGGCGCTGCTGCTCAACCTGCTCTTCAACCACCTGCTGGTCCGCGAGGACCCACCGGCGGCCGAGGCCGTCCCGAGCGCCGACGCCCATGAGAGCCCCCGGACACCCGTCGTGGACGGCACCGGCTGA
- a CDS encoding DUF1116 domain-containing protein → MSDATQQTLDALDGTAVHLRHVRKARDATDQVGPRRFLHAGPPIELAAVPGPMRGAIIAGLLLEREAASAAEAEAIIDRGEVSISPCHDAGAVGAMAGIITPDTPVVVAETPGGIRTFSPLNEGIGGAMRYGSYDEVTLARLRWLGDVLAPALDEAVRRSDPLDLPALVAEGLRRGDDCHNRLVATTAALLAALIPGLLRSRFDREDIAKVVAFIAGNGHFALPFAISAAKAVTLAASGVPGSPVVTAMASNGREFGIRVSGLGDRWFTVPAPVGDPVLVEGATLDDVTPTMGDSMIAETAGFGAFAMTAAPAIMSFVGGDAARAHEITRRMRTVCAGTSERFLIPGEDFRGTPLGIDVHKVRATGVEPVINNGLAHREPGRGRVGAGITPIPVEPFAAASRALEEEGHAGRAAATEGAHA, encoded by the coding sequence ATGTCCGACGCCACGCAGCAGACCCTCGACGCCCTCGACGGCACCGCCGTCCATCTGCGCCACGTCCGCAAGGCGCGCGACGCCACCGACCAGGTCGGGCCGCGGCGCTTCCTGCACGCCGGGCCGCCGATCGAGCTCGCCGCCGTCCCCGGGCCCATGCGGGGCGCCATCATCGCGGGCCTGCTGCTGGAACGCGAGGCCGCCTCCGCCGCCGAGGCCGAGGCGATCATCGACCGCGGCGAGGTGAGCATCAGCCCGTGTCACGACGCCGGCGCGGTCGGGGCGATGGCCGGGATCATCACGCCGGACACCCCCGTCGTGGTCGCCGAGACCCCCGGCGGCATCCGGACGTTCTCCCCGCTCAACGAGGGCATCGGCGGCGCCATGCGCTACGGGTCGTACGACGAGGTGACGCTGGCCCGGCTGCGGTGGCTCGGTGACGTGCTCGCCCCGGCCCTCGACGAGGCCGTGCGGCGCTCCGACCCCCTCGACCTGCCGGCCCTGGTGGCCGAGGGGCTGCGGCGGGGCGACGACTGCCACAACCGGCTGGTCGCGACCACCGCGGCCCTGCTCGCCGCGCTCATCCCAGGCCTGCTGCGCAGCCGCTTCGACCGCGAGGACATCGCGAAGGTGGTCGCGTTCATCGCCGGAAACGGGCACTTCGCCCTGCCCTTCGCGATCTCGGCCGCCAAGGCGGTCACGCTCGCGGCGAGCGGTGTCCCCGGTAGCCCGGTCGTCACGGCCATGGCGAGCAACGGGCGGGAGTTCGGCATCCGCGTCAGCGGGCTCGGCGACCGCTGGTTCACCGTGCCCGCGCCGGTCGGCGACCCGGTCCTGGTGGAGGGGGCCACCCTCGACGACGTCACGCCGACCATGGGCGACTCGATGATCGCGGAGACGGCCGGCTTCGGCGCCTTCGCGATGACCGCGGCGCCCGCGATCATGTCCTTCGTCGGCGGCGACGCGGCGCGGGCCCACGAGATCACCCGGCGCATGCGGACCGTCTGCGCCGGGACCAGCGAACGCTTCCTCATCCCCGGCGAGGACTTCCGCGGCACGCCGCTCGGCATCGACGTGCACAAGGTGCGCGCCACCGGCGTCGAACCCGTCATCAACAACGGCCTCGCGCACCGCGAGCCGGGACGCGGCCGGGTCGGCGCGGGGATCACCCCGATCCCGGTGGAGCCGTTCGCCGCGGCCAGCAGGGCGCTGGAGGAAGAAGGCCACGCCGGACGGGCCGCCGCCACCGAGGGGGCGCACGCGTGA
- a CDS encoding MFS transporter: MSRWDALRAYSALPATTGPWFLAVTLVGRVPASMGQLGALLLVSGATGSLALGGATASAFAVGQAAGGPLVGRAADRYGHRPAGLAAALLHTAALVLLVVCVARDAPTGAALLSSAVAGFSVPQVGPLSRARWTALAHHGRLPMARFPAAMSFEGTGDEFAFVLGPALVGVIASATSPPVAVLVAAGLTVTTCVAFALHPTAAAVARGRGRDAGAAAPVLRVPVFLLAAGLTGLGCYFGAVQAGVTWRAVDAGADGAAGLIYAVLGLSSALAGVLVPMLPASFPLARRLQAGFVLLAVLTLPLAIVGGLQAGGLWPLGLLIVLPGVTIAPILVTAYTQAEMTVPVARISWVMTLLTSAVVVGYAIGALLSGTLADRYGPLAAFLIALGAAGVGITASGLGRRRLAALRPNGMAPHERNPAEIS; the protein is encoded by the coding sequence GTGAGCCGCTGGGACGCGCTGCGCGCCTACTCGGCCCTGCCCGCCACCACCGGTCCCTGGTTCCTCGCGGTCACGCTGGTCGGCCGCGTTCCCGCGAGCATGGGGCAGCTCGGCGCGCTGCTGCTGGTCAGCGGGGCCACGGGCTCCCTGGCGCTCGGCGGCGCCACGGCCTCGGCCTTCGCCGTGGGGCAGGCGGCCGGCGGGCCGCTCGTCGGGCGGGCGGCGGACCGCTATGGGCACCGGCCGGCCGGGCTGGCCGCGGCGCTGCTGCACACGGCGGCCCTCGTCCTGCTGGTGGTGTGCGTCGCGCGGGACGCGCCCACGGGGGCGGCGCTGCTGTCGTCCGCGGTCGCGGGCTTCTCGGTGCCGCAGGTCGGCCCGCTGTCCCGGGCCCGCTGGACCGCGCTGGCCCACCACGGACGGCTGCCCATGGCGCGTTTCCCGGCGGCGATGAGCTTCGAGGGGACCGGGGACGAGTTCGCGTTCGTTCTCGGTCCCGCGCTGGTCGGCGTCATCGCGTCGGCGACCTCGCCTCCGGTGGCGGTGCTCGTGGCCGCCGGGCTCACGGTCACGACGTGCGTGGCGTTCGCCCTGCATCCCACGGCCGCCGCGGTCGCCCGGGGCCGGGGCAGGGACGCGGGCGCCGCGGCCCCGGTGCTGCGCGTCCCGGTGTTCCTGCTCGCCGCCGGGCTGACCGGCCTCGGGTGCTACTTCGGCGCGGTGCAGGCCGGCGTCACCTGGCGCGCGGTCGACGCCGGCGCCGACGGGGCGGCCGGGCTGATCTACGCGGTGCTCGGGCTGAGCAGCGCCCTCGCCGGCGTGCTCGTGCCGATGCTGCCCGCGTCCTTCCCGCTCGCCCGCCGGCTCCAGGCGGGTTTCGTGCTGCTCGCCGTCCTCACCCTGCCTCTCGCGATCGTCGGCGGGTTGCAGGCCGGCGGGCTGTGGCCGCTCGGCCTGCTGATCGTGCTGCCCGGCGTCACGATCGCGCCGATCCTCGTCACCGCCTACACCCAGGCGGAGATGACGGTGCCCGTGGCGAGGATCTCGTGGGTCATGACGCTGCTCACCTCCGCCGTCGTCGTCGGCTACGCGATCGGCGCCCTGCTGTCCGGCACGCTCGCCGACCGGTACGGCCCCCTCGCGGCCTTCCTGATCGCGCTCGGCGCGGCCGGCGTGGGCATCACGGCCAGCGGCCTCGGGCGGCGCCGGCTGGCGGCACTACGCCCTAACGGAATGGCGCCCCACGAACGGAATCCTGCGGAAATTTCCTGA